In Ovis aries strain OAR_USU_Benz2616 breed Rambouillet chromosome 8, ARS-UI_Ramb_v3.0, whole genome shotgun sequence, a single window of DNA contains:
- the COQ3 gene encoding ubiquinone biosynthesis O-methyltransferase, mitochondrial — MWGGSKLSSSGSRILEGLRLGFQRTQADSSRLTTSEVYPKNQLSWIPQIKPWVFSENRIMWFKSYSMTFACLNWMKIFRLPWTRPYSTSQTTVDASEVKTFLALAHKWWDEQGVYAPLHSMNDLRVPFIRDNLLRTVADHQPGKPLSGMKILDVGCGGGLLTEPLGRLGASVVGIDPVDENIKTAQHHKSFDPVLDKRIEYRTCSLEEIVKDTVETFDAVVASEVVEHVIDLETFIQCCFQVLKPEGSLFITTINKTQLSYALGIVFSEQIAGIVPKGTHTWEKFVSPEKLESILESNGLSVQTVVGMLYNPFSGYWHWSENTSLNYAAHALKSSLQEHPAPAEFALKGETEELQAEASTNTGVQEELKK, encoded by the exons ATGTGGGGAGGAAGCAAACTAAGCTCCTCCGGGAGTCGAATTTTAGAAGGACTTAGATTGGGATTCCAGAGGACACAGGCTGACTCTTCTCGCTTAACTACGTCGGagg tttatcCAAAGAATCAGCTCAGTTGGATTCCACAAATTAAACCATGGGTTTTCAGTGAAAACAGAATCATGTGGTTCAAATCCTATAGCATGACTTTTGCCTGCCTGAATTGGATGAAAAtttttag GCTCCCTTGGACAAGACCATACAGTACTTCACAGACCACTGTAGACGCGAGCGAAGTGAAGACCTTCCTGGCCCTGGCTCACAAGTGGTGGGACGAGCAAGGAGTATATGCACCCCTGCACTCTATGAATGACCTGAGGGTGCCATTCATTAG agataatctTTTAAGAACAGTTGCTGATCACCAGCCAGGAAAACCTTTGTCTGGGATGAAGATTCTTGATGTTGGTTGTGGTGGTGGCTTGTTAACAGAA CCTCTAGGGCGGCTTGGGGCTTCGGTCGTTGGAATCGATCCTGTGGATGAGAACATTAAAACAGCACAGCACCATAAATCATTCGACCCAGTCCTGGATAAGAGGATAGAGTACAGAACGTGTTCCCTGGAGGAGATTGTGAAAGACACTGTGGAGACGTTCGATGCTGTCGTAGCTTCTGAAGTTGTTGAACATGTGATTGATCTAGAAACGTTTATTCAGTGCTGCTTTCAAGTGTTAAAG CCCGAGGGTTCTTTATTCATTACTACAATCAACAAAACACAGCTGTCCTATGCCTTGGGAATTGTTTTTTCAGAGCAAATTGCAGGTATTGTACCAAAAGGTACTCATACCTGGGAGAAGTTTGTTTCACCTGAAAAGCTAGAGAGCATTCTGGAATCAA ATGGTCTGTCAGTTCAGACTGTGGTGGGAATGCTCTACAACCCCTTCTCAGGTTACTGGCATTGGAGTGAAAACACGAGCCTTAACTATGCAGCTCATGCCCTGAAATCCAGCCTCCAGGAACACCCAGCGCCTGCCGAGTTTGCTTTAAAGGGGGAAACAGAAGAGCTCCAGGCTGAAGCCTCCACCAACACAGGTGTGCAGGAAGAGCTGAAGAAATGA